A window of Campylobacter concisus contains these coding sequences:
- a CDS encoding heat shock protein transcriptional repressor HspR, translating into MQNYEEPLFLISVVAKVLSIHPQTLRQYEREGLIEPSRTDGKMRLYSQKDVDRVKTILNLTRELGVNLAGVDVILQLKEKIDDLESTIDELNKKLHEATSQTSTKRSLVKRKNSFDLVFYEGKK; encoded by the coding sequence ATGCAAAATTATGAAGAACCACTTTTTTTAATAAGCGTTGTTGCAAAGGTTTTAAGCATACATCCACAAACTTTAAGACAATACGAAAGAGAGGGACTTATCGAGCCATCAAGAACAGATGGCAAGATGAGGCTCTACTCACAAAAAGACGTTGATCGCGTAAAAACTATACTAAATTTAACACGCGAACTAGGTGTAAATTTAGCCGGCGTTGATGTGATACTTCAGTTGAAAGAAAAAATTGACGATTTAGAATCAACTATTGATGAGCTAAATAAAAAATTGCACGAAGCTACCAGCCAAACTAGCACAAAAAGATCGCTCGTAAAGAGAAAAAATAGCTTTGATCTAGTCTTTTATGAAGGTAAAAAATAA
- a CDS encoding DnaJ C-terminal domain-containing protein, whose product MSESLYETLGVSKGASSDEIKKAYRKLARKYHPDINKDPGAEDKFKEINAAYEILSDDKKRAQYDQYGDTMFGGQNFHDFASSSADMGDLNEILKNIFSGGFGGGGAKFSSGFGSNFGGFDGFSSGGFGFGGADLDVNAKISIPFDVAVTGGEHKINFNGESIKIKIPSGIEGGEKLRVKGKGKSAGGQKGDLILAISVEPSDEYERVGDDLYKDIEIPLKTMLFGGKVNVHTYKKDVTIKIAENSKTGTKIRLKGYGVQNRKSGIYGDLYLKARVKLPNISELDEGLVKELKEKLPE is encoded by the coding sequence ATGAGTGAAAGCTTATATGAGACTTTAGGAGTTTCAAAGGGTGCCTCAAGCGACGAGATAAAAAAAGCTTATAGAAAACTTGCCAGAAAATATCACCCAGATATAAACAAAGACCCTGGAGCAGAAGATAAATTTAAAGAGATAAATGCTGCTTATGAAATTTTAAGCGACGATAAAAAACGAGCTCAATATGACCAGTACGGCGATACTATGTTTGGCGGTCAAAATTTCCACGACTTTGCTAGTAGTTCAGCCGATATGGGCGACCTAAATGAAATTTTAAAGAATATCTTCTCAGGTGGTTTTGGCGGCGGTGGAGCTAAATTTAGCAGCGGATTTGGTAGTAATTTTGGTGGATTTGACGGATTTAGTAGTGGTGGATTTGGCTTTGGCGGAGCTGATTTAGACGTAAACGCAAAAATTTCTATACCCTTTGACGTAGCTGTAACTGGTGGCGAACATAAGATAAATTTTAATGGCGAAAGCATTAAGATAAAAATTCCAAGTGGCATAGAAGGCGGCGAGAAGCTTCGTGTAAAAGGCAAAGGTAAAAGCGCTGGTGGTCAGAAAGGCGACCTCATACTTGCTATTAGTGTTGAGCCAAGCGACGAATATGAAAGAGTCGGAGACGATCTTTATAAAGATATAGAAATTCCACTAAAAACTATGCTTTTTGGCGGAAAAGTTAATGTGCATACTTACAAAAAAGATGTCACGATCAAGATCGCTGAGAACTCAAAAACAGGCACAAAGATCCGTTTAAAAGGATATGGCGTGCAAAATAGAAAGAGCGGAATTTATGGCGATCTTTACTTAAAAGCCAGGGTAAAACTTCCAAATATCAGTGAGCTTGATGAAGGCTTAGTAAAAGAGTTAAAAGAGAAATTACCGGAGTAA
- a CDS encoding Do family serine endopeptidase: MKKIVLISLVAASFLVGADIKFNEANSNTTRVSPLSDKNSVLSYYDSIAQAKLSVVNISTTKTVNNAGIEQMFNDPFFNEFFGFNFAKPKEKEKTTSLGSGVIISNDGYIVTNNHVIEDSDQIVVTLANGGKEFKAKLIGSDPKTDLAVVKIEANGLNAVTFADSSKLLDADVVFAIGNPFGVGESITQGIISGLNKDNIGLNQYENFIQTDASINPGNSGGALVDSRGYLVGINSAILSKSGGNNGIGFAIPSNMVKDIAKKLITDGKIERGFIGVTIANLTDEQKELYTNKEGALISGVEQGMPADESGLKRGDLVISANDKAIKNANDLKNFIGSLTPNSSVDITYERSNKIMNAKIKLANADHNSKDIAKSIIIEGLSVSNLSDEIRYKYKISPDTQGVLVTDVKSGSKAEDFGFERGDVIVQVGEESIKDLQTFANTVKNTKGKKTLVWINRGGIIQGLVIK, encoded by the coding sequence ATGAAAAAGATTGTGCTAATTTCATTAGTAGCAGCTTCTTTTTTAGTGGGGGCTGATATTAAATTTAATGAAGCTAACTCTAATACCACGAGAGTCTCGCCACTTAGCGATAAAAATAGCGTACTTTCTTATTATGACTCGATCGCTCAGGCAAAGCTTTCAGTTGTAAATATCTCAACTACAAAAACGGTAAATAACGCTGGCATTGAGCAGATGTTTAACGACCCTTTCTTCAATGAATTTTTTGGATTTAATTTTGCAAAACCAAAAGAAAAAGAAAAAACTACTTCACTTGGTTCTGGCGTTATCATCTCAAATGATGGCTACATCGTTACAAACAACCACGTTATAGAAGATAGCGATCAAATAGTCGTAACTCTTGCAAATGGCGGCAAAGAATTTAAAGCCAAACTAATAGGAAGTGATCCAAAAACCGATCTAGCCGTCGTAAAGATAGAAGCAAACGGACTAAATGCGGTCACTTTTGCAGACTCATCAAAGCTGCTTGATGCAGACGTTGTATTTGCAATAGGTAATCCATTTGGCGTTGGTGAAAGTATCACTCAAGGTATCATTTCAGGTCTAAATAAAGATAATATCGGCCTTAATCAATATGAAAATTTTATCCAAACAGACGCCTCGATAAATCCTGGTAACTCAGGTGGCGCTTTGGTTGATAGTAGGGGATATTTAGTCGGAATAAACTCAGCCATACTTTCAAAAAGCGGAGGCAATAACGGCATTGGTTTTGCGATCCCATCAAATATGGTAAAAGATATCGCTAAAAAGCTGATAACTGACGGCAAGATCGAGCGTGGCTTTATAGGCGTTACGATTGCAAATTTAACTGATGAGCAAAAAGAGCTTTATACAAATAAAGAGGGTGCTTTAATAAGTGGCGTAGAGCAAGGCATGCCAGCAGATGAGTCTGGGCTAAAAAGAGGCGATTTGGTCATATCAGCTAATGATAAAGCTATCAAAAATGCAAATGATCTTAAAAATTTCATCGGCTCACTAACTCCAAATAGCAGCGTTGATATAACTTACGAGCGATCAAATAAAATAATGAATGCAAAAATTAAGCTTGCAAACGCTGATCACAATTCAAAAGACATAGCAAAAAGCATTATAATCGAAGGACTTAGCGTTAGTAATCTAAGCGATGAGATAAGATATAAATACAAAATCAGCCCAGATACTCAAGGCGTGCTAGTAACTGATGTGAAATCTGGCTCAAAAGCTGAAGACTTTGGCTTTGAAAGAGGTGATGTGATCGTGCAAGTTGGCGAAGAGAGTATAAAAGATCTTCAAACATTTGCAAATACTGTCAAAAATACAAAAGGCAAAAAGACACTAGTGTGGATAAATCGCGGCGGTATCATACAAGGCCTTGTTATAAAATAA
- a CDS encoding response regulator transcription factor, translated as MTRILMIEDDMELAEILTEYLENYDIEVVTAEEPYIGLSTLNTSRFDLVILDLTLPGMDGLEVCKEIRKNHNIPIIISSARHDITDKVNALDNGADDYLPKPYDPQELLARIKSHLRRQSITPANEARNLNKDLVLKEFEHEILFKGSVLNLTAAEYDILKYLLLKEGGAVTREELIYNCESINEDSSNKSIDVIIGRIRQKLNENPKEPKYIHAIRGIGYKLVL; from the coding sequence ATGACTAGAATTTTAATGATAGAAGATGATATGGAGCTTGCTGAAATTTTAACCGAATATCTAGAAAACTACGATATTGAAGTAGTAACTGCTGAAGAGCCATATATCGGACTATCTACGCTAAATACAAGTAGATTTGACCTAGTTATACTAGATCTTACATTGCCTGGTATGGATGGATTAGAAGTTTGTAAAGAGATCAGGAAAAATCACAATATTCCTATTATCATATCAAGTGCAAGGCATGATATAACGGATAAGGTAAATGCTCTTGATAACGGAGCGGATGATTACTTGCCAAAGCCATATGACCCACAAGAGCTTTTGGCTCGTATCAAAAGTCATCTAAGAAGGCAGAGTATCACCCCAGCAAATGAGGCGAGAAATTTAAATAAAGACTTGGTTTTAAAAGAATTTGAACATGAAATTTTATTTAAAGGCAGCGTCTTAAATTTAACTGCCGCAGAATACGACATCTTAAAATATCTACTTTTAAAAGAGGGCGGAGCGGTTACTAGAGAGGAGCTTATCTATAACTGCGAGAGCATAAATGAAGATAGCTCAAACAAAAGTATTGATGTCATCATCGGCAGGATTCGCCAAAAATTAAATGAAAATCCAAAAGAGCCAAAATACATCCACGCGATCCGCGGTATTGGCTATAAATTGGTTCTTTGA
- a CDS encoding ArsS family sensor histidine kinase produces the protein MPRSSIFITITFIFALALVSIFLAFLWLMGFDKQNYTRELNNKYSNVARTNLFYMGGIINKTQYDRQLSNIDMPEIKDEKKKDEILKQATVLEEISSDLGSSAILLYDKHHYLRIEHLDELKLLMDKEFQPYRYEVIKAVFLVVAVILLGAYIFVIYKIKPLRKLKRQIVKFANGELDGVQNVGNGKDEISEVSEAFYEAVCQIKALNDSRHLFLRNIMHELKTPITKGLIAAQMIEKSKNQERLISVFHKLENLINELAAIEQITSKIGLSNKTPCFMRDLIDEAIDIAMVEKECVGVSELDEVRVLVDFKLFSVAIKNMIDNGIKYSTDKHVNIVVSKDHMKFITQGEKLKNDLDFYIQPFIKGEDAQKSFGLGLYIVSNILDAHGLKFRYEYKNGMNVFVFENLQDIIVT, from the coding sequence ATGCCAAGATCGTCTATTTTTATAACCATAACTTTTATCTTTGCCCTTGCGCTTGTTTCGATATTTCTAGCTTTTTTGTGGCTAATGGGCTTTGATAAGCAAAACTATACAAGAGAGCTAAACAACAAATACTCAAACGTCGCTAGGACAAATTTGTTTTATATGGGTGGCATCATAAATAAAACTCAGTACGACCGCCAGCTTTCAAATATCGATATGCCAGAGATCAAAGACGAGAAGAAAAAAGATGAAATTTTAAAACAAGCAACAGTTTTAGAAGAAATTTCAAGCGATCTAGGTTCAAGTGCGATCTTGCTTTATGACAAGCATCATTACTTAAGGATTGAGCATTTAGATGAGCTGAAACTTTTAATGGATAAGGAATTTCAGCCTTACAGATACGAGGTGATAAAGGCTGTTTTTTTGGTGGTTGCGGTCATTTTGCTAGGTGCTTACATTTTTGTTATCTATAAAATAAAGCCGCTTAGAAAGCTAAAGCGTCAGATCGTAAAATTTGCAAATGGTGAGCTTGATGGCGTGCAAAATGTTGGCAACGGCAAGGATGAAATTTCTGAAGTTTCTGAAGCATTTTATGAGGCAGTTTGTCAGATAAAGGCACTTAATGACTCAAGGCATCTTTTCTTAAGAAACATTATGCATGAGTTAAAAACCCCTATCACAAAAGGGCTAATCGCCGCTCAAATGATAGAAAAAAGTAAAAATCAAGAAAGGCTAATCTCTGTCTTTCACAAGCTTGAAAATTTAATAAACGAACTTGCAGCGATCGAGCAGATTACTTCAAAAATAGGACTTAGCAATAAAACGCCATGTTTTATGAGAGATCTCATCGATGAGGCTATCGATATAGCGATGGTCGAAAAAGAGTGTGTTGGCGTCAGTGAGCTTGATGAGGTTAGGGTGCTTGTTGATTTCAAGCTATTTTCAGTCGCTATAAAAAACATGATAGATAATGGTATAAAATATTCAACTGATAAGCACGTAAATATCGTTGTTAGCAAGGATCATATGAAATTTATAACCCAAGGTGAGAAGCTAAAAAATGATCTAGATTTTTATATCCAACCATTTATTAAAGGAGAGGATGCGCAAAAGAGTTTTGGCCTAGGTTTATATATAGTTAGCAATATACTTGATGCGCATGGGCTCAAATTTAGATATGAATACAAAAACGGAATGAATGTCTTTGTTTTTGAAAATTTACAAGATATAATAGTGACTTAA
- a CDS encoding pyridoxal-5'-phosphate-dependent protein, protein MAAKIFSPVDILSIIDLEIAFINRYKNVKDYAKNLSLIYFSLPSTKEYSELFEKFLRQTDVVIRENEHYIVVLHGTNEKGAIELLSGIQEFLNAKPIDLVVAYPRDGKDAKELTTKLQDEIKDNYGVLLEMLSNQEKFEAFESMI, encoded by the coding sequence ATGGCAGCAAAAATTTTCTCACCAGTTGATATCTTATCAATAATAGATCTTGAGATAGCTTTTATAAATCGTTATAAAAATGTAAAAGATTATGCAAAAAATTTATCTTTGATATATTTTTCTTTGCCAAGTACCAAAGAGTATAGTGAACTCTTTGAAAAATTTTTGAGACAAACAGATGTTGTTATAAGAGAAAATGAGCATTATATAGTTGTGCTCCATGGGACAAATGAAAAAGGTGCTATTGAGCTATTGTCTGGCATTCAAGAGTTTTTAAATGCTAAGCCAATTGACCTAGTCGTTGCTTACCCAAGAGATGGCAAAGATGCCAAAGAGCTCACTACTAAGCTTCAAGATGAGATAAAAGATAACTACGGTGTACTGCTTGAAATGCTTTCAAATCAAGAAAAATTTGAGGCTTTTGAAAGCATGATTTAA
- a CDS encoding O-acetylhomoserine aminocarboxypropyltransferase/cysteine synthase family protein, producing the protein MRQETAAIHVGYDTHEGFGTMAVPIFQSTAYDFGSAETAAARFDLKDSGHIYTRLGNPTTDIFEKRVAALEGGAAAIATASGQSALFYSIINLAKAGDNIIIAKKIYGGTTVLFTHTLKRFGIEARVFDSDTADDLEALIDDKTRAIFFETLSNPQISIPNIEKIVEISNKYGIISITDNTVPTPIIFQPLRHGVDVCVHSASKYMSGQGLSLAGVVVSANHLNEKLKGNKRYEHFNVPDASYHDIVYADMTDSFDIYTLRMRLAIVRDIGAVISPFNSWQLIQGLETLAVRVERHSQNALKVAKFLNSHKHIKSVAYPGLADNVDHAKAQKYFKDGMANGLFCFETDSFERAKKMLERVKLFKIVVNIGDTKSLITHPASTTHQQLSSEELIKAGITKELIRVSIGLENAEDLIADLAQALE; encoded by the coding sequence ATGAGGCAAGAAACTGCTGCGATCCACGTAGGCTACGACACACATGAAGGCTTTGGCACGATGGCTGTGCCTATTTTTCAAAGCACAGCTTACGACTTTGGAAGCGCCGAGACCGCGGCTGCTAGGTTCGATCTAAAGGATAGCGGCCACATCTACACAAGACTTGGCAATCCAACGACAGACATCTTTGAAAAAAGGGTCGCCGCACTTGAGGGTGGAGCCGCCGCAATAGCGACTGCAAGCGGTCAGTCAGCTTTGTTTTACAGCATCATAAATTTAGCCAAAGCAGGCGATAACATTATCATTGCCAAAAAAATTTATGGCGGCACGACGGTGCTTTTTACGCACACGCTCAAAAGATTTGGCATAGAGGCCAGAGTCTTTGACAGCGACACGGCTGATGATTTGGAGGCTTTGATAGATGATAAAACGAGGGCTATATTTTTTGAAACGCTTTCAAATCCACAAATTTCTATCCCAAATATCGAAAAAATCGTAGAAATTTCAAATAAATATGGCATCATCAGCATCACTGATAACACCGTGCCAACGCCTATCATCTTTCAGCCACTTCGCCACGGTGTCGATGTTTGCGTACATAGTGCGAGCAAATATATGAGCGGTCAGGGCCTTAGCCTAGCAGGTGTCGTTGTTAGCGCAAATCACCTAAATGAGAAGCTAAAAGGAAACAAGAGATATGAGCATTTTAACGTGCCAGACGCGAGCTATCACGACATCGTTTATGCTGATATGACAGATAGTTTTGACATTTACACGCTAAGAATGAGGCTTGCTATCGTGCGCGATATCGGTGCTGTGATCTCTCCGTTTAACTCTTGGCAGCTTATACAAGGGCTTGAAACGCTTGCTGTTAGAGTTGAAAGACACTCGCAAAACGCGCTAAAAGTGGCTAAATTTCTAAACTCTCACAAGCATATAAAAAGTGTGGCTTATCCTGGACTTGCCGACAACGTAGATCACGCAAAGGCGCAAAAATACTTTAAAGATGGCATGGCAAATGGACTATTTTGCTTTGAAACTGATAGCTTTGAGCGTGCAAAAAAGATGCTAGAGCGCGTAAAACTCTTTAAGATCGTGGTAAATATTGGCGATACAAAGTCGCTCATCACACACCCAGCTTCAACTACGCACCAACAGCTAAGCAGTGAAGAGCTTATAAAAGCTGGCATCACAAAAGAGCTAATAAGAGTTAGCATAGGCCTTGAAAATGCCGAGGATCTGATCGCTGACCTAGCTCAAGCTTTAGAATAA
- a CDS encoding HAD family hydrolase — MKAVIFDMDGTVIDSGEAIYKTVNEVRDELSLAPLEKEFIIKAINEPGRNLALEFYGIDTPSRSLKEGFEEKFKKFYDECATTYEGVKELLQKCKEAHYKVVLASNAPHDTLEKILKKNEIYELFDEVIGASKEIPQKPDPAMLHLAVSKTKASKAIFVGDSLKDELAAKNANMPFLQVSWGFGEESKTATYNAKNVSEAWEIILNF; from the coding sequence TTGAAAGCAGTTATTTTTGATATGGATGGCACTGTAATCGATAGCGGCGAGGCGATATATAAAACGGTAAATGAAGTAAGAGATGAGCTAAGCTTAGCGCCACTTGAAAAAGAATTTATCATAAAAGCGATCAACGAGCCAGGTAGAAATTTAGCCCTTGAGTTTTACGGGATCGACACGCCAAGCAGGAGCTTAAAAGAGGGCTTTGAAGAGAAATTTAAGAAATTTTACGATGAGTGTGCGACTACCTATGAGGGCGTAAAAGAGCTTTTGCAAAAGTGCAAAGAGGCTCACTACAAGGTCGTTTTGGCAAGCAATGCACCGCACGATACGCTAGAGAAAATTTTAAAGAAAAATGAAATTTACGAGCTATTTGACGAGGTCATAGGCGCTAGCAAGGAGATACCACAAAAGCCTGATCCTGCGATGCTTCACCTAGCTGTTAGTAAAACTAAAGCTAGTAAGGCGATCTTTGTTGGAGATAGCCTAAAAGACGAGCTAGCAGCCAAAAATGCAAATATGCCTTTCTTGCAAGTTAGCTGGGGATTTGGCGAGGAGAGCAAAACTGCCACGTATAATGCCAAAAACGTTAGCGAGGCTTGGGAGATAATATTAAATTTTTAA
- a CDS encoding DUF2018 family protein translates to MIDIFEGSARDKFYDILFNANAVLVKNEIDKIFEKFVAMSELCEKHGISEGEIRNFIVSEQDKIYNGVNDLYIELSGEILSQNE, encoded by the coding sequence ATGATAGATATATTTGAGGGCAGTGCGAGGGATAAATTTTATGACATTTTGTTTAACGCAAATGCCGTTTTGGTTAAAAACGAGATAGATAAAATTTTTGAAAAATTTGTGGCTATGAGCGAGCTTTGCGAAAAGCATGGCATTAGCGAGGGCGAGATCAGAAATTTTATAGTCTCAGAGCAAGATAAAATTTATAACGGAGTAAATGACCTATATATCGAGCTTAGCGGAGAAATTTTAAGCCAAAATGAGTAA
- a CDS encoding polyprenyl synthetase family protein, with protein sequence MDKIDEIMGKFISELGYKEAFEMFLKISSGKKLRSKLLLKIAGESEISLKLCAIIELIHLASLLHDDVIDEANIRRGKPSINALFGSKNSVMLGDILYSKAYFELTKFDPNIATIISDAVSKLSIGEMMDLKMAEKFNENEQEYLKMIYYKTAVLIEATAICGAKLAGKDSKKFGIYGKNLGLAFQIVDDILDITQDEKTLGKPALNDFVEGKTTLPYIYLYKSLDEAGKAKLSSLWSKKLNAGEISWLKEEFIKTNSLQKAVNEAKRLGAEAIEAIKEYKNAELEGIIKSMIDREF encoded by the coding sequence ATGGATAAAATCGATGAAATAATGGGTAAATTTATAAGCGAGCTTGGCTACAAAGAGGCGTTTGAGATGTTTTTAAAGATAAGCTCAGGCAAGAAGCTGCGCTCAAAACTTCTTTTAAAAATAGCGGGCGAGAGTGAAATTTCTCTTAAGCTTTGCGCTATCATCGAGCTCATCCACCTTGCAAGCTTACTACACGACGACGTCATAGACGAGGCAAATATAAGACGCGGCAAGCCAAGCATAAACGCGCTTTTTGGTAGTAAAAACTCGGTTATGTTGGGCGACATCCTCTACTCAAAGGCTTATTTTGAGCTTACAAAATTTGATCCAAATATCGCAACTATCATCTCAGACGCAGTCAGCAAGCTAAGTATCGGCGAGATGATGGACTTGAAAATGGCTGAAAAATTTAATGAAAACGAGCAAGAATACCTGAAAATGATCTACTATAAAACAGCTGTTTTGATAGAAGCCACGGCAATTTGCGGGGCAAAGCTAGCTGGCAAAGATAGCAAGAAATTTGGAATTTATGGCAAAAATTTAGGTCTTGCGTTTCAGATCGTTGATGACATCTTAGACATCACTCAAGATGAAAAAACGCTTGGCAAACCAGCGCTTAATGACTTTGTCGAGGGCAAAACGACACTTCCTTACATTTATCTTTATAAGAGCTTAGACGAAGCTGGCAAGGCAAAGCTTAGTTCGCTTTGGTCAAAGAAGCTAAATGCGGGCGAAATTTCATGGCTAAAAGAGGAATTTATTAAGACAAATTCGCTTCAAAAAGCAGTAAATGAAGCAAAAAGGCTTGGAGCTGAAGCGATAGAAGCGATAAAAGAGTATAAAAATGCCGAGCTTGAAGGGATCATAAAAAGCATGATAGATAGGGAATTTTAA
- the hemA gene encoding glutamyl-tRNA reductase yields MHYLDISFTYKNTDISVREKLAFDSDEKKEQILKLLRSNKSINECMVLNTCNRVEIIASVSDLESATTHAFRCMSVFSGVFEDELYERADIYEDSGAVHHLFAVASSLDSLVVGETQIVGQLKNAFKFAYDSSACGEQISKIIHYACKCAAKVRNETQISKNPISVSSVAVAKAKEIFGKLEGKTAIVVGAGEMGELAAKHLISSGAEVIIINRSSERVEQLVDSLGDNASWDSILKLKEYVNNYDLIFSSTAAPHAIITNAIIEPREFHRYFFDIAVPRDIDLINTEFISVYTVDSLEEIVRKNLALREEQAQKAYSIVGQGTSEFLKILKEDMSVPLIKSIRKQAEICAKNELEKAIKKGYLKHSDYEEAQKLIHQVFKAFLHQPTMKLKSLADEERSSELSNGVRFLFDIKEEQNFQVGDIDEI; encoded by the coding sequence ATGCACTATTTAGATATAAGTTTTACGTATAAAAATACTGATATTTCAGTTAGAGAAAAGCTTGCATTTGATAGCGATGAGAAAAAAGAGCAAATTTTAAAACTACTAAGATCAAACAAAAGTATAAACGAATGCATGGTTTTAAACACATGCAACCGAGTTGAGATAATTGCAAGCGTTAGTGATCTAGAAAGTGCAACGACGCATGCGTTTAGGTGTATGTCTGTATTTTCAGGTGTTTTTGAAGATGAGCTTTATGAGAGGGCTGATATTTATGAAGATAGCGGAGCCGTGCACCACCTCTTTGCCGTGGCAAGCTCGCTTGATAGCCTAGTCGTCGGCGAAACGCAGATCGTTGGTCAGTTAAAAAATGCCTTTAAATTTGCTTACGATAGCTCAGCTTGCGGCGAACAAATCAGTAAAATCATCCATTATGCATGCAAATGTGCTGCTAAAGTTAGAAATGAAACTCAAATTTCTAAAAATCCGATCTCTGTTTCAAGTGTGGCTGTGGCAAAAGCAAAAGAAATTTTTGGCAAGCTTGAAGGAAAAACTGCTATAGTCGTAGGAGCTGGCGAGATGGGCGAGCTAGCAGCAAAACACCTAATCTCAAGTGGTGCAGAAGTCATCATTATAAATAGAAGCTCCGAGCGTGTTGAGCAGCTAGTTGATAGCCTTGGGGACAACGCTAGCTGGGATAGCATTTTAAAATTAAAAGAGTATGTAAATAATTATGATCTAATATTTTCAAGCACCGCAGCCCCGCACGCGATCATCACAAACGCCATAATCGAACCAAGAGAATTTCATAGATACTTTTTTGATATTGCTGTGCCAAGGGATATTGATCTTATAAATACAGAATTTATTAGCGTCTATACGGTTGATAGTTTAGAGGAGATAGTAAGGAAAAATTTAGCCCTAAGAGAGGAGCAAGCACAAAAAGCTTATTCGATCGTAGGTCAAGGCACAAGCGAATTTTTAAAAATTTTAAAAGAAGATATGAGTGTGCCACTCATAAAATCGATCCGCAAACAAGCTGAAATTTGCGCTAAAAACGAGCTAGAAAAAGCGATAAAAAAAGGATATTTAAAGCATAGTGATTATGAGGAGGCACAAAAGCTCATTCATCAAGTTTTTAAAGCCTTCTTGCATCAGCCAACGATGAAGCTAAAAAGCCTTGCTGACGAGGAGAGATCTAGCGAGCTTTCAAATGGAGTTAGATTTTTATTTGATATAAAAGAAGAGCAAAATTTTCAAGTGGGAGATATAGATGAGATTTAG